A window of Clostridioides sp. ES-S-0010-02 genomic DNA:
AATTAAAAACACCATTTAATTTATTAGAAAAAGAGCCATACCTTATCTTATCTAAAAAAATTCCATCAAACTCAATTTCACTAAAATAAGTACTATATATTTTCTTTATGTTTTCTATATTTCCCTTATTATTTGGACAATAAAATTCAAAGTTTTCATCTTCTTGTAATGCATATCCTTTAACTTCTTTTCCAGTATAATCAACTAATAGATTACTTTTTTCAAGTAATCCTACTTCCGAAAAACATGGGAACCAAAGATATAATTCAACATTATATTTTTTTAAAAGTTTTTTAGTTTTTACATATAGTTCTTTGTCTACACTCCAACCCATAATGACTTTTTCTACATCAATACATTCCATTAATTCTAATAGCTTACATTTTATATCATTAAATTTTATTTCTTTATTTTTGAATCCACCTGTAAAGATTTGTACAACTATTTTTTTCCTATCCATGTTTGACCCTCCTATTAGCTAACGCCATAGCAAGTCTTATCCCTCCATATACTGGCTGATTTTCTTGAAGTATAAATTTTAACTTTTTATCTGTATTTTCTTCCCTTAAGTTGTCCATTAACATTTGAGCATATATAGTTTTGTTTAATGTACCACCAGATAAAACTATATCTATTTCACTTTTATTGTTTTTCATTGAATTAAATATTTTACTTAATATTACTTGAGCTAATTTGGACAGTTCAATCGATGACTCTCTCAGTATTTCAATAGCTAATTTATCACCTCGTTTAGCACAATCAATCACTAATGAAGCTAAGTTTGCTATTTCAACATTGTTATTTATTTCAGTAATCATATATGTAAGTTTCTTAAAGCTATCTGCATTAAAGAAATCTAAAACACAATCAAATAAATCACTATATTCATGGCACTCATCACAATAAAGTAAAACTTTCTTTAGTACTTTTCTTCCTATATCATATCCAGAACCCAAATCGCTAAAATTATATCCCCATCCACCAACTCTATATATGTCTCCATCTTCCCTAATTCCTAATACAATTGAACCTGTACCAGCTACAATTACTAAGCCAGGAGCATCAGTTTGCGCATAAAAGGCTAAAACTGCATCATTTACTAAATATATTTTTTCTTTGTTAAACCCAACTTTTAATATTTCATCCATTATAATATTATAATCATTTGGAGAATCACATCCAGATATACCAAATACAGTGTACTCAATATCGTTATAGTCAATATGTAAATCTTTTAATATTTTCTCAAATCCATTATTAATATTTTCATATGTTTTTTGAACTCCAACTGACTTATAATTAGTTGAACCAGTAGTATGTTCTTTAAGTATATTTCCATCTAAATCACTTACACAAAATTTTGTTTTTGTTCCCCCTCCATCTATTGAAATCAAATATTTCACATTAATATCCTCCTTTTTTATTAGATAGGGAATATTGGTAGTCAGTTTCTTTTAAACACATACTAATTACCCCATTTATACTTCCCTCTCTCAATGACTCCACTTTTATTAGTCTAGGGAAATTTTCTCCTCCAACACTTTTATTTACATCTTCTTCTATAAATTCCATGTCACTTTTAGTTAATATATTGCATTGTATAATCATAGCTTCTGGATTTAAAACACAAACAAGAGTCCTTACAAAATTTGATATTATAGATAAAATTTCTTTCTTAAATTTATTATCTTTGCTCTTTAAATATCTTTTTCTTAAACTCATAATGTAATCTTCAATATTTAAGTTATCATAGTTATACTTGCTAAACTCTATATTTAGATAGCTTAGTTCACCAGCAAAATTTGTAGAACCTAGATATAATTCACCATTTATAACTATACCTGAGCCAATACCATCATCTAAATACATAAGTGCCATATTTTTATATTCGTCTTTGTACTGTTTTTGATAAATTCCAATAGTGGTAATATTTGTATCATTTTCTATAAATACTTTAGTGTTATATTTACTCTTTATTAAATTTTCTAAATCTATACCTTCCCAACTTTTTATTGTTGGAATGTTTTTGACTACACCTTTTTTTACAACTCCTGGAACACCAATTCCAATCGCTCTTATATTGTTTCCCCTTACTTTTTCAATCAAAGTATCTATAACAAAAAAAGTATCCTGGTTAACGTTTTCATATGTATCCATTCTTATATTGAACTCTTCTTGATAAGTTATTTCACCTAATAAATTTGCAACTACTCCTATACAGCTGTTTCTATAATAATACAAGGCTATTATATGTTCTAAGTCTGCATTTATTTCAAATAGTTGAGCTCTTCTTCCTCCAGTAGATTCATTTAATCCACTTACTTTCACTTCATTTTTCAAAGCTAATTGTTCTACAATTTTATTAACTGTTGCTAAACTCAATTCAGTAATGCTTGAAATTTCTGGCTTTGTTATAGGTCCATCATTTTTTATAATATTTTTTATTAAGTCTTCATTTACTTTTTTTATCGTTTGTGGCTTTCCAACTATATTTTTCATAAACAACACCTTACTTTATAAACTTTATTTATTAAGTTTAGTATAATAGTTACAGGTTAAATTTGTCAATATTATTCCAATAAAAAAGAAATAAATTTAAAATAGGTTATTTCTAAATTTATTTCTTTTAAATTCTCAACTATAATATAAATAATTGTTTCTAAAATTTTATTTTTTATTGCAGTATACATTTTTATAACAATTAAAACTCTCTTTATCTACTTCTTAAATCTAACTTCTGCTGCCTTTGCATGTGCATATAATCCCTCTTCTTTTGCTAGCTTCTCTGCAACAGGGGCTAACACTTTTATAGCTTTTTCATTTAATATTTGCTTTGTACAAGTTTTTATAAAAGTACCAACCCAAACACCACCAGTATATCTTGATGCTTTTAATGTTGGTAGTGTATGATTTGTACCTGAAACATAATCACCAAATACCTCAGCAGATAAGTTTCCAATAAACAATGAGCCATAGTTAGTTAATTTATCACAAATTTCTTCATATTTATTTACTGCTATTTCTAAGTGTTCTGGTGCATAAAAATTACTTATTTTTATTGCTTCATCTATATCATCAACCAGTATTATTTCACCATTATTTTTCCATGAATTATATGCAATATCTTTTGTTGGTAAATCTTCTAACATGATTTTCATATTTTTTTCAACCTCTTGTGCTATTTCTAAACTATCAGTTAATAATATACCTCTTGCATTTAAATCATGCTCACATTGTGCCAACAAGTCAGCTGCAATATAGACTGGATTTGAAGTTTCATCAGCTATTATAAGAACTTCACTTGGACCAGCTACAAAATCAATTCCGACTTGCCCATAACATTGTCTTTTAGCTTCTGTTACAAACTTATTTCCTGGTCCTACAATTATATCAACAGGTTTAACCTTTTCTGTACCATATGTAAATGCTGCTATAGCTTGAACTCCTCCAGTTGCATATATTTCATCAGCTCCTGCTATATCCATAGCTACTAATGTTTTAGGATTTATATTTTTAGTGTTTTTCATAGTTGGTGAACATGCCACTATTCTTTTTACTCCTGCAATTTTTGCAGGTATTATAAGCATAAGAGCTGTTGAAAATAAAGGATATTGTCCACCTGGAACATATGCAAGGCATGACTCTATAGGAATATTAGTTTGACCTAAAATAACGCCTGGATAGATTTCCTTTTCAAAAGAATTTTCGAAACTAGCCTTTTGGGCTTTTGCAAATTCGCTTATATTTTTAGCAGCAATTTTCAAATTGTTTATAAACTCCTCATCTACATGTTTATAGGCTTCTTTTATTTCTTCTTCAGTAACTCTGAATTCATCTCTTGTGTTTTTATCAAACATTTCATTATATTTTTTCAACGCAGTCTCTTTATTATTTCTTATATCTTCTATTATAGAACTTACTTGTTCTCTTAGTATTTTTTCATCTACCTTTTCTTTTATATTTGATTTTTTTATAATCTTCATCTTTTCCCTCCTAGTTTTATAATGTTATCATTCTAGCAATAAATAAAAACTCCCACCCTCTATCAATAACTAGAGGATAGGAGTTTAATCATATTGTACTCACCTCACTGACTGAGCACTATTTGTCTAATAACTATACTATATTTCAGTTAATCTTTCTGAATTTTCTCTTTATTATACATAATATGATATATTTTAACTATTAATTTGTCAATGAAATTTTTTATCTTCTACAGCAATTGCAATTACATCTATCACATTTGCATTTGTTGCATTTGTCACATTTGCATCTGTCACAATTACACTTATGACATCTACATCTATCACAATCATGGTTATTATGGTTGTTTCCATTTCTTCTAGCTTCACATTCCATACCTTCGTCAAAGAATCTTCTAGACTCTTCTAGAGATTCTATACCTTGATAATTATAAGCTGAGTGTTCATTCCAAGATTTTTCTGCTTTTTCCCACATTTTTCTAGCTTCATTTTCAAATTTTCTTGCTTCTCTTCCTCTTTCTTCAGCTTCACAGAATGCTTCTCTTGCTTCTCTTTCTCTTTTTTCTGCTTCTCTTCTAAATCTATCACAATTTCTATTTCTATCTCTATCTCTATCTCTATCTCTATCTCTGTCTCTATCTCTGTCACAATCTCTGTCTCTGTCTCTGTCACAATCTCTGTCTCTGTCTCTGTCACAATCTCTGTCTCTGTCACAATCTCTGTCACAATCTCTATCTCTGTCTCTATCTCTGTCACAATCTCTATCTCTGTCTCTATCTCTGTCACAATCTCTATCTCTGTCTCTATCTCTGTCTCTATCCCATGAATTATTATCATCTTGGAACCATCTTGATGTAGAATAACTTCTTCTATACCAATCTCCTGAACATTTATTATTTCCCATATAGCATATCTCCTTTTAATTTTAATTTTTTATGAGATGTTTTGTTTCATCTCATACTATATAGTATTAAAATTTCCAAAATATGTTACATAGAAACCTATATTCTTTTCTTTTTAGCTTATTTTCAACATTTTATTCATTTTTTCACAATATCCTTTGTCTTTTATTAGACATAAACTGTTATTTATTTCATACTCAGAGTCAGCATAAACCATAATAGCAAGCTCATCATCATCATTTAAAATATCATAGTTTACTAAGCAATTTCCAACTATATTCAATATTTCATCTTTATTACATTTTTTAAATCTAAGAAGTGCTCCACATTTTTCTCTAACTATTTTATTTACTTGTATTCTATCTTTAGTAAAAGAATCTATACTAGAAACTCTGTTATCTATTATATCAATAACATCTGAGTAAACTGCACTTCCTGTTGCTAGACTTCCAGCTCCCTTACCTACAAAAGAAACTTCTCCTACTGAATCTCCATTTACTATGACAGCATTAAACTCATTGTCTATTCTAGCAAGTATGTTATCTTTTTCCACTAAAACAGGTCTAACAAATGCACTTACTTTATCATTTTCATATTTACTTTGCCCAATTAATTTTATTTTACAATTTAGTTTTTTAGCATATTCTATGTCTTTTTCATCTATATCTGTAATTCCTTCTAGATACACATCTTTCCAGTATACTCTATTATCATAAGCTAGA
This region includes:
- a CDS encoding N-acetylglucosamine kinase, whose product is MKYLISIDGGGTKTKFCVSDLDGNILKEHTTGSTNYKSVGVQKTYENINNGFEKILKDLHIDYNDIEYTVFGISGCDSPNDYNIIMDEILKVGFNKEKIYLVNDAVLAFYAQTDAPGLVIVAGTGSIVLGIREDGDIYRVGGWGYNFSDLGSGYDIGRKVLKKVLLYCDECHEYSDLFDCVLDFFNADSFKKLTYMITEINNNVEIANLASLVIDCAKRGDKLAIEILRESSIELSKLAQVILSKIFNSMKNNKSEIDIVLSGGTLNKTIYAQMLMDNLREENTDKKLKFILQENQPVYGGIRLAMALANRRVKHG
- a CDS encoding ROK family protein, whose product is MKNIVGKPQTIKKVNEDLIKNIIKNDGPITKPEISSITELSLATVNKIVEQLALKNEVKVSGLNESTGGRRAQLFEINADLEHIIALYYYRNSCIGVVANLLGEITYQEEFNIRMDTYENVNQDTFFVIDTLIEKVRGNNIRAIGIGVPGVVKKGVVKNIPTIKSWEGIDLENLIKSKYNTKVFIENDTNITTIGIYQKQYKDEYKNMALMYLDDGIGSGIVINGELYLGSTNFAGELSYLNIEFSKYNYDNLNIEDYIMSLRKRYLKSKDNKFKKEILSIISNFVRTLVCVLNPEAMIIQCNILTKSDMEFIEEDVNKSVGGENFPRLIKVESLREGSINGVISMCLKETDYQYSLSNKKGGY
- the hisD gene encoding histidinol dehydrogenase, which produces MKIIKKSNIKEKVDEKILREQVSSIIEDIRNNKETALKKYNEMFDKNTRDEFRVTEEEIKEAYKHVDEEFINNLKIAAKNISEFAKAQKASFENSFEKEIYPGVILGQTNIPIESCLAYVPGGQYPLFSTALMLIIPAKIAGVKRIVACSPTMKNTKNINPKTLVAMDIAGADEIYATGGVQAIAAFTYGTEKVKPVDIIVGPGNKFVTEAKRQCYGQVGIDFVAGPSEVLIIADETSNPVYIAADLLAQCEHDLNARGILLTDSLEIAQEVEKNMKIMLEDLPTKDIAYNSWKNNGEIILVDDIDEAIKISNFYAPEHLEIAVNKYEEICDKLTNYGSLFIGNLSAEVFGDYVSGTNHTLPTLKASRYTGGVWVGTFIKTCTKQILNEKAIKVLAPVAEKLAKEEGLYAHAKAAEVRFKK